The DNA segment CATAAAGAAATGTTAAGGCCGCATAAAACGAATCATAATGATTCATGTAGGTACAGCTGATTTCTTCCACTTGAACGTCCTCTAGCAGCACTATTTTCCCACTTCGACTATAGCTTTGTAGTACGTCCAATTGAACACTTCTAGAACAAAAAATGAGACAATCAATTTGCTTTGTTTTTAATAGCTCCAGTGCTTCAAGCTCTTTTTCTTCAAGATATTGAGTTTGAATAATGAGTAGATGACAGTCCGTTTTAGAAACAGCTTTGGCGATCCCATCTACAAGCTGACTGAAATAGTTTTGATCCATAAAGGGCACAACGATCCCAATTAGGTTCGTTTTGCCTTTTTTTAAATGAACGGCATGAATGTTCTTTGTATAGCCCGTCTCTTTAATAGCTTTTTGCACCGCTCTAACGGTTTCTTCATTCACATGTGGATGATGATTCAATACTCTTGATACCGTTGTTGCAGATACACCAGCCATCTTCGCAATGTCATGAATGTTCGTCACAATAAAACAACTCCTACGTCGTTTACTGAGTCTTATTTTACCTCAACTAACGAAACGAAAACCACTAGTCGTTACGCTTCTCGGGGAATCTCGCCGACTAGTGGCACCTTGAGCATACGATATGAAATGCATTTCAGGTCAACTCTTTTCTAAAATGCAGTGAAAAGGAATTCTCCTGGATTTGTCGAATAGTAGGAGGGAGGTGACAGTATGGAAAAAATAGCAAGAGATATAGTGTTTCCATTCACATTTGCTAGCAAGAGGTAGGATTTATAAACAGCACTTATAAGATTGGAGAATCAACATGATTACATTTAAAAAGATTACCTGGGAAAACCTTGATCAATGCTTGAAGCTTGAAGTGGCAGATAATCAGAAAACATTTGTTGGTTCAAATGAGTACAGTTTGGCCCAAGCATACGTGGCTTTAGAAGAAGGAAAACTAGCTGTTATGCCTTTTGCAGTATACGCGAATGATGAAATAATTGGTTTCATTATGATGACATACAGCGAGCAGCATGAATTCAGCGGGGGTCCTAGTTATACGATAGCAAGGCTGATGTTAGATAAACAGTTTCAAAGCAGGGGCTATGGGATGCTTGCGACTCATGAAGCGATAAACTATATTCGTACCTTCCCAAAAGGCGAGGCAGATACGATCTATCTATCATATGAGGCAGATAATAAAGTAGCGCGAGCGTTATATACCTCGTGTGGGTTTGTGGAAACAGGACAAGTGGATGAAGACGGTGAGCTTATTGCTGTGTTGAACTTAAAAGGAGCTGAATGAACATCGAAATCAGACTGTATCAACCATCAGATGAAGAGAGCTGGCTTCGTTGCAGGGTACTAGCATTCCTCGATACAGCTTACTTTGACAATGTTTTAAAGGAAAAAGAAATCTATGAGAATCCCTCCATTGAGTTAGTGGCAGTTAGAGATAATCAAGTAGTAGGGCTCATTGATGTGGAATATGAAGTCAAAGAAAAAACAGTTTGCTCTAGAGGTGACGGATTAGGCGGAATGATCTGGCACATTGCGGTTCACCCGGACTACAGGCGGCTTGGCATCGGCAATCAGTTACTTGCGGAAGCAGAAAAGCTGGCATTAGAGAAGAATTTTAACCGCCTTGAAGCATGGACGAGAGATGACGTGTGGGTGAGCAATTGGTATGTACAAAACGGGTTTAAGAAGGTGGATTCCTACTATCATGTTTTCATAGATAACAAAGAAGAAGTCTCTGTAAAAACGAAGGGGCTGCACTTTATCCAAGGATTTGCTCACTATACGGGAGATGATATTGAGCAAATTAGCAAATACTACAGCCGGGTTCATGAGTGTAATTGCTATGAGAAGAAATTTTCATAAAAAGGAGTCTACACATGTCCAACCAAACGCACCCCCTCATGTCCTTCTTTGAAGGATACGTTCGAAATTTTCGTCGCTTAAATCTGTCTTCCTTACATAATCGTTCAATGTTTACAAGCAGAGAGATTGATTACTTTGCCCGTTTAGGAGAATGGTTAGGGTTTGATGCGTATGTGGAAGATTCGAAGCGAAATGATTTAACCGGACGCTCAAGACCCATGGACTTATCCTGGTGGAAATAGGATTCACGAATCGATAAAGAAAATTACGTGGCTCTTTCGCTTCACTTAGAACGCGAGTCATTACCTCAAAAGGCGGAGGATACGATTGAGAAACTTTTTACAAAGACAGCGGAAGGCTATCATCCTGATCATGTCATAGGTATTCAATACGCCGATACATTGGCGGATATTGATCAGCTGAACGAAAAAGTGCTGACGCTAAACAAACATCAAAAATCACAGGTACTTATGATTTATCGCGAACTGGATCGTAAAAAACAATCTGAGAGAATAAGAGCATACGAGGGAAACAGTGAAGGTTGGATTGAATCAAGAAACGCTGTTGCAGTGCTTGATCCTTCTCATTATTGGTATATGTGTTTTGAGGAAGAGTGGGTGGGTTAATTCATATATCATTGGAGGCTTTTATGATCCCATACAAGCTAGAGAAGAAACACGCAGATCGACCTAACTGGAAGCGTGTGACCAAAAAGAGGTACACACAACGGTATATCAAGTCTGAGGAATTTACCGGAACGATTGCTTTAATAGATTTACAAGAGGTGACGGAACGGCTAGTCGTTCAATACGAGTCAAAAGAAGTATGTATTGTGGATTCAGGATTTGTTTGGCTACAGCATTTCCCTGATAACGGACACCACGTTTTGACGACGGTCTTTAATGAAAGTAGTGAGATTGTTCAATGGTATATCGATATATGCAATACGAAAGGAAATACACAAGGAGTACCTTGGTATGAGGATTTGTTCTTAGATTTAGTTGTTCTTCCAACGGGAGAGGTGTTTCAACTAGATCATGATGAATTAGAGGAAGCACTACAACAAGGAATGGTGTCTTTCATCCTATACCAACTTGCTCATGACGAGATGAACAGTCTCCTACAAAAAATTAAAGATAACAATTATCCACTTTTTAAAAAGTCAAAAGAACATAAGGATGAGCTGCATGATCTTTAGCTACACCGCCCCAACCATAGCTAAATCCTCGGATTCCTTCCCAATCTTCCATAATGAATCAAAGATTGGAACGATGGAG comes from the Alkalihalobacillus sp. FSL W8-0930 genome and includes:
- a CDS encoding LacI family DNA-binding transcriptional regulator, yielding MTNIHDIAKMAGVSATTVSRVLNHHPHVNEETVRAVQKAIKETGYTKNIHAVHLKKGKTNLIGIVVPFMDQNYFSQLVDGIAKAVSKTDCHLLIIQTQYLEEKELEALELLKTKQIDCLIFCSRSVQLDVLQSYSRSGKIVLLEDVQVEEISCTYMNHYDSFYAALTFLYEHGHSRIGICLSRENSTSSLQRKKAFADFMEAHKLSLLEQDIVTDCLYLEDGITLANHLLQSDGRPTAFLVTNDQVAAGLYTTCVRAGLRIPEDLAIIGFDNQSISKALDMTTVQIPFNKIGEQLVKQALEPNVTRHEMKLELIKRGTV
- a CDS encoding GNAT family N-acetyltransferase codes for the protein MITFKKITWENLDQCLKLEVADNQKTFVGSNEYSLAQAYVALEEGKLAVMPFAVYANDEIIGFIMMTYSEQHEFSGGPSYTIARLMLDKQFQSRGYGMLATHEAINYIRTFPKGEADTIYLSYEADNKVARALYTSCGFVETGQVDEDGELIAVLNLKGAE
- a CDS encoding GNAT family N-acetyltransferase, producing MNIEIRLYQPSDEESWLRCRVLAFLDTAYFDNVLKEKEIYENPSIELVAVRDNQVVGLIDVEYEVKEKTVCSRGDGLGGMIWHIAVHPDYRRLGIGNQLLAEAEKLALEKNFNRLEAWTRDDVWVSNWYVQNGFKKVDSYYHVFIDNKEEVSVKTKGLHFIQGFAHYTGDDIEQISKYYSRVHECNCYEKKFS
- a CDS encoding DUF402 domain-containing protein gives rise to the protein MIPYKLEKKHADRPNWKRVTKKRYTQRYIKSEEFTGTIALIDLQEVTERLVVQYESKEVCIVDSGFVWLQHFPDNGHHVLTTVFNESSEIVQWYIDICNTKGNTQGVPWYEDLFLDLVVLPTGEVFQLDHDELEEALQQGMVSFILYQLAHDEMNSLLQKIKDNNYPLFKKSKEHKDELHDL